A window from Calliopsis andreniformis isolate RMS-2024a unplaced genomic scaffold, iyCalAndr_principal scaffold0001, whole genome shotgun sequence encodes these proteins:
- the LOC143186512 gene encoding uncharacterized protein LOC143186512 — MVRASAVPQCSSGVTILAYHSPKDVVLSESWVNQIQCPVLLKLTSTERRRYRVCYRHFEETLFLRSTQRRRLRHDAIPTLHLPVQSQNKEYASENIETEVYSASATTVVENQNNNEQKSVIHNCSEEIIQTICEETL, encoded by the coding sequence ATGGTGAGAGCGTCTGCAGTTCCACAGTGTTCATCGGGGGTGACTATCCTAGCGTACCACTCTCCCAAAGACGTCGTACTATCAGAGTCTTGGGTTAATCAAATTCAGTGTCCTGTACTACTTAAACTGACAAGCACTGAAAGGCGCAGATACAGGGTGTGTTACAGACACTTTGAAGAAaccttatttctgcgttccacccAACGAAGAAGATTAAGACATGATGCTATTCCAACTTTGCATTTGCCAGTGCAGAGTCAGAACAAAGAATATGCATCTGAAAATATAGAAACAGAAGTATATTCAGCTTCTGCTACAACAGTAGTAGAAAATCAAAACAACAATGAACAGAAGAGTGTCATACACAATTGCAGTGAAGAAATAATTCAAACAATTTGTGAAGAAACATTGTGA